CCCGCAACGCCAGCCTCAGCCTTGAAACCATGCTTTTCCAGCATGGCCATATGCTCGGCAGCGGATCTGTCCTCTTTGAAACAAAGCTCGGGCGTCTCCCACACCCGATCCGACAAGCCGCAAAAGTCTTCGGACAGCTCGTCGACACGAGACCAGATTTCATCGCTATTCTGCATTGGGGGAACTTCCTTCGAACCTTACTTGAAACGCTTTTTATAAACTCGCAAAACCAAATCTAATAAACCTATGAGATTAAACATTATTGCGAAATTGGTACCAATATTGAACACAATTTTTAGGGTTGCGCAATCTCTGTGCATGGTGAAAAATGAGGCAAATGAGATTCTGATGCGAATTTAATCATTTATGACCAGAAGAGTGGTGGATAGATTTGAGAAAAAAGAAGTCCAGCAAAGACCTGACAGACCTTCTGACCTCAGATATCAGCGCGGGTGTGTTCTCGCCGGGCAGCTGGTTAAAGCAGATCGATCTGCAGCGTCGCTATGATGCCAGTCGTTCAGAAACCAGAAAGGCGCTGGAAACGCTCTGCAACAAGCGCATCGTTCGTTATGAGCCGAACCGGGGCTATTATGTGCATCATGCCGACGATGTTTCGACCGATGAGGTGCGGGACATCCGCATCATGCTAGAAACATCGGCCACGGAATTCATGGTGCAAAAGGTCACTGACGAGCAGATCGAAGGCCTGTACCAGCTGGCTCAACGCTTCATGGATCAGATTCGCAAACACAAGATCACGGAAATCTACGAAACCAACATTGGCTTTCATACTGCCCTGCTAGCCACCTGCGGAAATGCCAGCCTCATGGAACTGGTCTCCGATCTGCGCTTGCGCATCCCCCCTGCTCCGGCTTCGCAATGGTCCAGCTATGCCCGCATAGAACAATCAGGCAAAGAGCATTTTGCTATGGTTGATGCGCTGGCGGAAAAAGACGCAGACCGTCTCAAGGCGATCATTCGCGCTCATATTGATCAGGCTAGTGGAGCGAATTGAAACAAAATTGAGGTGAGCGCATAACGGCCGAGCAAGCAGAGTAAGATGAAAGTATAAGATACCGCTACCCATCCCCTAAAAGGTGCGCTAAGCTTGCCTTTTAAAAGCCCACTCCTCCTGTTTTTTCTTTCGAACCGAATTGCAATGGACACAAATTTCACGATCATCGGTGGCGGCGTGGTCGGCATGTCGCTCGCTTGGGGGCTACTCAAACATGGCCAAACAGTTACGATACTTGATGGGAGTGACGGCTCCTTCAGGGCAAGCCGGGGCAATTTCGGCCTGATATGGATTCAGGGCAAGGGCGCCAAGGCCCCTCATTATGCCAAATGGTCCAGACTATCCGCTTCCCTTTATGCCGACTTTGCTGAGGAACTGACAGAAGCCACAGGCATTCCTCTTGGCCTTGAGCAAAATGGCGGTTTTGACTACCATTTCAGCGAAGAAAGCCTGCAAAAAACCGTACAGTCCTATGAAAGGCTGAAACAGGAATTCGACGGCGACTACCCTTTCGAGATTTTGCGCGGCGAAGATTTACGCAAAGAAGAGCCAACACTCGGCCCGGATATTGTGGCCGGAATCCTGCACCATGACGATGGCCATTTAAACCCGCTCAAACTGTTGCGTTCCCTGCAACAAGACGTGCAGAAAATGGGTGGCATCTACCTGACCAACCGACATGTTGTGGATGTTTCCAAAACCGATCATTTCACCCTGACATGCGCCGACAAGGAGACGTTCCACTCGGAACGGGTTATCCTCGCTGCGGGGCTGGGCTCAAGGGATCTTGGCCCCAAGATGGGCTTTGTTGCACCTCTGGAGCCAGAAAGAGGCCAGGTGCTCATCACCGAAAAGCTGCCCCGCATGATCCATCGGCCATCCGTTACTGCACGTCAGGTGGATGAAGGTGGTATTCAGATCGGAGCAACAAACGAGCGGGTCGGCTTTGATGATGGCACCACGATAGACGGCATAGCCTTCCTCGCAGCAGAAGCCATCAGAACCCATCCATTCCTTGCAAAGACAAAATTGGTCAGAAGCTGGGGCGCTCTTCGGGTGATGTCAAAAGACGGCCTGCCCATTTATCAGCAAAGCCAGTCCATGCCCGGTGCTTATCTTATAACCTGCCATAGCGGCATAACGCTTGCCGCCGTTCATGGAAAGCTGCTGCCAAGCTGGTTCGACCAGAAAAATGACGCGCCAAATTTGGAGAAATTCAGTGAAGACCGCTTCAAGCTTTAACTCCCTTGAGGATGCTTCCAGGGCCAGCCAATCCCTTGTGCCCGTCCGTTTTGATGGTCAGGACTATATGCTGCCCGAAGGCGCCAATCTTGCCGCCAGTCTTTTGGCAGCCGGGGTCTCTGTCTTTCGCAACACACCAGCCACGGGCGCGCCGCGCGGTCCTTTTTGTATGATGGGCGTCTGCTATGACTGCCTTGTCGATATCGACGGCATGACACAGCAGGCCTGCCAGACCAGCGTTGAGGCCAACATGATTGTCAGCAAACCGGCTACGCCTTCTGACCAGAACAAGGAAGATGACCATGCTTGAGACCGAGCTTGCCATTATCGGCGCCGGCCCGGCCGGCATGGCAGCTGCCAGCGAGGCGGCCAATTGCGGCATTGCTTCCGTGCTCATTGACGAGCAGCAAAGCGTTGGCGGGCAGATCTATCGAGATGTCGAGCGCGTCGCCCCTCTGCGTGGCGCATTGCTTGGGCAGGACTTTCTCGATGGCCTGCCACTGGCCGAGAGGGCCCATGATCCCCTCATCACCCATCTAGCGGGCGCCGTCGTCTGGCAGGTCGAAAAGGATGGAACAATTACCTGTTCCGTTAAAAATCAGGCTCGCCAGATCAAGGCTCAGCGTATCCTCATAGCAACCGGCGCAATTGAACGTCCCATGCCGTTGCCGGGCTGGACCTTGCCCGGCGTGATGACCGTGGGCGCAGGTCAGATACTGCTCAAGCAATCCGGCCTTATTCCTAACAAGGCTGTCCTCATCGGCTCTGGCCCCTTGCTCTATGTTCTGGCAAGCCAGATGCTGAAGGCAAAAACGCCCCCACTGGCCATCATCGAAACCCAGACCATGGGCGATTTGACAAAGGCCATGGCTCATATCGGCGGTGCTTTGCGTGGCTGGCGCTATCTCCTCAAGGGCACGAAGCTTTTGGCCGCTCTCAAGCAGGGAGGCGTTAAGCGCTACACCGGTGCACACAACATTCGTCTGCAAGGCGAAGGGGCGGTTGCAAGCGTCAGCTTTCAGTGTGGTGCCCGCTCTCATTCAATTGCCTGCGATACGGCCCTGCTCCATCACGGCGTTGTGCCGAATGCCCAGATAAGCCGCGCCCTTCAGCTGAACCATCATTGGGATGAACAACAAGCCTGCTTCAGCCCTTCTCTGGATGAATGGGGCAAAAGCTCTGCAGAAACCATCTTTATCGCGGGCGATGGAGCCGGCATAGGCGGAGCCAAGGCAGCGGCCCTTTGCGGCAGGATTGCCGCGCTCAAGATGGCCGCCGAGTTGGGAAAACTAGACGAAGCAAACCTCCAGCAAAGGGCTGCGCCCCTCAAGAGCGCTCTTTCAAAAGAAACCGCCGCCCGTCCCTTCCTTGATCAGGCCTACCCACCTTTTGCTGGCGCCCAATCCCCACAGGATGAAACAGTCGTCTGCCGCTGTGAAGAGGTTACCGCAGGCGAGATCCGCAAAACAATCGCTCTTGGCTGTCAGGGTCCCAATCAGCTCAAGACCTTTTTGCGAGCAGGCATGGGCCCTTGCCAGGGACGCGGATGTGGCCTGACCATCTCAACACTTTTTGCCGAGCAAACCGGCAAGTCGATGCAGGAAATTGACTATTTCAATATCAGATCGCCCCTCAAACCAATCACCTTGGGCGAGTTGGCTTCCCTCAAGCAAAAAGATGTCGAGCGGCTCTTCTAGGCGAAATCCTGTAAGTGTCCCTCGCCCCATGCACAGTCCCAATATTGCCCCAGAGCCTCGCCCCCTAACCGTATCTCTATAGAAACATGAGCGAAAATACCCCGACAGGGTTGTTTCTCTCCCGGTGAACGACCAGATAAAGCCTCTACTTACCTCCCAAGATCAAAGGTTTCTTCATGTCGGCAGCAAAAGAAAAAAGAGACAAATCGGGCAACAGTTCCCCGTTGAGCGCACAGGAAAGAAAAGATGTGCGCGATCATCACAGCCTGAGTTCGGTCTCTGTCTATGCTGTGGTCCATCGTGAAGGCATGGAAGAGCTCAACCGGCCAGCAACCTCCTTATGGTGGTCGGGCGTTGCCGCGGGGGTAGGCATCTCAACGTCAGTCATGGCCGAGGGAATTCTGCACAAGCTGTTCGAAGGCTCACCCCATCAATTTGCCATAGAAAATCTTGGCTACACGGTCGGGTTTGTGCTGGTCATTCTCGGACGGTTGCAGCTATTTACCGAAAACACCATCACGGCAATTTTGCCTCTTCTTACGCACAGATCCCTCAATATGCTCTGGAGCACCTTGCGCATTTGGGCAATCGTATTTATCGCCAACCTGTGCGGGACTTTCCTTGCTGCATCATTGGGATATTTCGTTGGAACCGTACCGCCTGAATTCGTAGACGGAATGGCCGCTGTCTCGCACCATTATGCCAATCTAGAATTGTCACAAGCCTTTTCCTTGGGCATCACGTCAGGCTTTCTTGTTGCGGCAATTGTGTGGATGATCCCTTCCGCGCGCGGAGCCGCCTTCCTTGTGATCATCATGTTCACCTACCTCATCGCAATCGGCAATTTCACGCATGTTATTGCAGGCTCCACCGAACTATTCCTCTTGACAATGCGCGGTGAAGTCGGCCTCACACAAACGGCGGCCCTTCTTGTATGCACACTTTTGGGGAACATCGCAGGAGGCACCGGATTGTTTGCCCTGCTGGCCTATGGTCAGGTCGTGCGCGAGCTAGAGTGACGCAACAGATCTCCCGATACAAAAAATCGAGGAAGCCAGCAGTAGGCGTGCCTTTTTGGCGCGCCATTCAAGGCAGAAAGGCTGGATGCCATATGCCATGCTAGCGAACGCGAATCGCCTCGGCAGGGCACAAGGAAAATCAAATTATTTTGGGAAAGATCGGCAAGACGAACGTCTCGCTAAAATTGGTTGCGGGGGTAGGATTTGAACCTACGACCTTCAGGTTATGAGCCTGACGAGCTACCGGGCTGCTCCACCCCGCGTCAATTTTTGCTTCAATGCAAGCAACATTAATCTATATGGTCTCTTGCGAGAACATTTCAAGACATTGAACTTGAAACAAGATTAAGATTGGTTGCGGGGGCAGGATTTGAACCTGCGACCTTCAGGTTATGAGCCTGACGAGCTACCGGGCTGCTCCACCCCGCGTCATTGAAGTGTCATCTTTATAGAAGCCTTGCCAGATTTTTAAACCCCAAATTCGGGTTTTCCCCTCCTTTAAAAAGAGATCCGGTCAGAAACGCTTGCATGACGTCTAAAAAGATTGGAAAATTTCGTCCCCAATTTTGGACGAAAGCACAGAAGCCTGCGCTTCGCACCGCGAAATTGCGCAAAAATCCCACGTCCTTTAAGAAAATGAACAAATCCACTTCCGAGACCTGGCATCGACAATCACAAAGCTCATGAATGTGTTTTAGCCACGCTCACGCAACAAACGAGCCTTGTCACGCTGCCAATCACGTTTTTTGGCATCCTGCCGTTTGTCGTAATTTTTCTTACCACGCGCAACGGCAACCGCCAGTTTGGCGATTCCCTTGTCGTTGAAATAGAGCTTGAGGGGCACAATGGTCATGCCATCGCGCTGCACGCCCTGAGACATTTTGGCGATCTCGCGCTTATGCAGAAGCAATTTGCGCGGCCGGCGCGGCTCATGATTGAACCGGTTGCCCTGATCATACTCGGGAATATGGGCATTGATCAGAACAATCTCGCCATTCTCATAAGACGCATAGGATTCGGCAATATTGGCCTTGCCGGTACGAAGAGACTTAACCTCCGTACCAGTGAGCTGCAAGCCAGCTTCGGTCACTTCACCAAATTCGTAGTCATGTCGCGCCTTCCGATTCTCCGCCACAACGCGGTTATTCGGATCGCTTTTCTTTTTCTTCTTCTGAGCCATGCAACACAGATAAGCCCTTTAGATCAGACCTGCAACCTTCATTGCAGAATCAATCTCGGCTTTTACAGCATCTGTTGCAGCCATCAGGGGCAAGCGGACATCGTTCTCAATCCTACCAAGCACCGAAAGGCCATATTTGGCTCCAGCCGGATTGGGCTGCAGGAACATAGCGCGATGCAGCGGGGACAGCAGATCATGCAGTTCCAGCGCCTTGTCCCACTCTCCGTTCAAACAAGCAGTCTGGAACTGGCTGCAGAGTTTTGGCGCGACGTTGGCGGTAACGGAAATACAGCCATGGCCCCCTTGCGCATTGAAGCCGAGCGCGGTTGCATCTTCGCCAGAAAGCTGGATGAAGTCCTTGCCCATGGCCAGACGCTGACGTGTCACGCGCACCAGATCTCCGGTCGCATCCTTGACGCCGACAATGTTGGGGCAGTCTTCATATAGACGCGCCATGGTTTCCACGCTCATATCAATGACGGATCTTGGCGGAATATTGTAGATGACAATCGGAATAGAAACCGCAGATGCCACAGCCTTGAAATGCTCATAAAGGCCAGCCTGACAAGGTTTGTTGTAATAAGGCGTGACGACCAGCACGCCATCTGCGCCCGCGCCTTCGGCAAACTGAGCCAAATCGATGGCTTCCAATGTCGAGTTGGAGCCAGCGCCAGCCAGAACAGGAACACGTTTGTCAGCAACCTTAACACAGGCCTCCACCACTTTCTTGTGTTCATCATGGCTCAGGGTTGGGGACTCACCAGTCGTTCCAACCGGCACAAGCCCGTGGGTGCCTTCGGTAATCTGCCAGTCTACAAAAGACTCAAAGGCCTTATAATCCACGCCACCCTCTTTGAAAGGAGTGATGAGTGCTGTGCAAGATCCTTTGAACATGTTCGTTTCCTCGTCTTAGCCACGCTCCGCGCATGGAATTTTCGTTATTTTTAAATATAAATCCGTCATTTTGACGGTTTTTATAACTTTTCCAGCATTTTGCCGGAAGTTGAGACCCATAACACCATGTTTCGCCACAAGATGCAATATTTCAGTCATTTCATCCCCATCGACCTGTCTCATTGCCAGATGTCCGTAAGCCAACATGGAAAGCAAGGCCTCCCCATCACATTGCTGTGAGACACCTGAAAAATTGAAAATCTATCCGGGTCTAAGGAATTTCTTCACCATAATTTTGCAACAATAATGTCTTGTTCTCAAAAAGCCCGTAGTTACGCACATTTTCAGACGATATGATTAGATCCATCATCAAAGCAGCGACCACAGGCTTTTGCCTTGTAGTTATGACGCCCCTTGCCAGTGCGCAAACACTGCCTGAAAGCGTGCCTGTGCCCAGATCCCGCCCGGCTATTGCGCTCACCGCGCCCATGGCACTTCCAGAGGCAACGCCCGAACCTGCCCCCGGCCTTGAGCAAACCGGCGCATCCGCTCCGCAAAGCACGGCCGACCTGCCAGCCAATCTTGTCATTTTGCCCAAAAACCGTACAGACCCGACAATGTCACCGGCACCGCCGGCTCCAACTGTGGGGAGCGGCGCTGCGCTTCAACTGCCTGTCGCAGCACAGCAAGCAGCCCAACCCGAGGCATCTCTGCCAACCGTACGCAGCCATGACAATGGCATTTCAGCTGAACGCGGCTCGCTCAAGGACGCCCTCAACGCGCTTGAAAAGAACGATCAGAAGAAAGCGCTCGCCATCCAGAAAGGCATGAAACCCTCTTTGGACCGGACATTGCTCACTTATATTCTCATCATTGGTGGCTATCACAATTTCCCGGCCAGCGAGATCAAGGCCTTCTATGATCACAATCCGCAATGGCCCAGCCGCAGCCTGACCCAGCGCCGCATAGAAGAAGCCGTCGCGCGGGAGACAGAGACCGGGGCCGAGATGGTTCGCGCCTTTGGCAACGCCATTCCCGAATCGACAACTGCCGCCATTGAGCTCGCCATCTCCCAGGCCAAAGTTGGCAACAAGGCACAGGCAGCCAAGATCATCCGCCCGATCTGGCGCGAAAGTGCTCTAGATTCCAAAACGGAAAGCCGCATTCTTTCCAATATGCGCTCGGTGTTGACCAATGAGGATCATTTCCACCGCGCAAGCTATTTGCTCTATCGGGATCGGGCCAACGGGGCCTTGCGCCTCAAGCGCTATCTGACGGATGCCCAGATGAAACTGGTCAATGCGCGCGTAGCGGTCATCCGCCGTGCTCGCAACGCCGGGTCTCTGCTCAGAAGCGTTCCCAGCTCCTTGCGAAAGGATCCCGGCTACATCTTTTCCGAAATTCAGTATACACGCCGACAGGGTAAGGAAACTGAGGCGGCGGATCTCATTCTCAAGGCACCTCTGGATGAGGATCACCTGATCAACCATGATGCATGGTGGGATGAGCGTCGCCTTCTGGCCCGCATGATGATGAACAAGGGAGATGCCCGCCGCGCCTACAAGATCGCGGCAAGGCATTCAGCAGAATCCGGCAAGGACTTCTCGGAAGCGGAGTTCCATGCAGGTTTCTTCGCCCTGCGCTATCTGCATGACGAAAAGACCGCCGCGGTGCATTTCGAAAATAGCTGGAAGAAAGCCACCCGCACCCAAGACAAATCCCGCGGCCTCTATTGGCAGGGGCGTGCGTGGGAAGCGGCGGGCGACAGAGCCGTTGCGGTCAAGTTCTATCAGGCAGCCGCAAACGCAACCAACTATTACGGTCAGCTGTCTCTGGAAGAACTGGGCACGAAGCATCTCAACCTGAGAACCCCTCCTCCGGCCAATGCCACGCAAAAAGCACACTTTGAGCGTCGCGACCTGGTGCGAGCCATCAAGCGTCTCAAGGCCGTTGGGCAAGAAGACCGCGCCGGTCCGCTCTTCCGCCATCTGGCGCGCACGCTGGCTGATCCATCCGAAATCGAACTGGCCCACAAGCTCGCCCAAAGCTATGGCCTACACCAGAACGCGGTCCAGATTGGACAGTTGGCACTCAACCGAGACATGCCGGTCGACAAGCTGGCTTTCCCGCTGCATGCTCTGCCCATGGGCGTCAAAACCAATGGTGTCGACATTGCTCTGGTCTACGCCCTGACCAAGCAGGAGAGCGTATTTGATCTCAAGGCCCGCAGCCATGCCAATGCACGCGGCCTGATGCAAATGCTCCCGGCAACGGCCAAGAGAACAGCTCGCAAACTCGGCGTCTCCTATTCCCTGTCCCGGATCACGAGCGATCCCAATTATGCCGTACTTCTGGGCAGTGCCTTCCTGAAGGAGAATCTGGAGCGCTTTGGCGGTTCCTATATCCTGACCTTTGCCGCCTATAATGCAGGCCCCGGACGCCCGCCGGAATGGATCGAGCGCTTCGGCGACCCACGCACCAACGAGGTAAGCGCGATTGACTGGATTGAACGCATTCCCTTCTCGGAAACGCGCAACTATGTCATGAAGCTGATCGAGAATTTGCAGGTTTACGAAGCCCGAATTCACAATGAAACGCTGGACATCAGCAAGGATCTCAAGCGCGGCCACCCTTAGGCCGCGCCCACCGCGCCATCTTGCGCAGC
This genomic window from uncultured Cohaesibacter sp. contains:
- a CDS encoding GntR family transcriptional regulator; the protein is MRKKKSSKDLTDLLTSDISAGVFSPGSWLKQIDLQRRYDASRSETRKALETLCNKRIVRYEPNRGYYVHHADDVSTDEVRDIRIMLETSATEFMVQKVTDEQIEGLYQLAQRFMDQIRKHKITEIYETNIGFHTALLATCGNASLMELVSDLRLRIPPAPASQWSSYARIEQSGKEHFAMVDALAEKDADRLKAIIRAHIDQASGAN
- a CDS encoding FAD-dependent oxidoreductase; the protein is MDTNFTIIGGGVVGMSLAWGLLKHGQTVTILDGSDGSFRASRGNFGLIWIQGKGAKAPHYAKWSRLSASLYADFAEELTEATGIPLGLEQNGGFDYHFSEESLQKTVQSYERLKQEFDGDYPFEILRGEDLRKEEPTLGPDIVAGILHHDDGHLNPLKLLRSLQQDVQKMGGIYLTNRHVVDVSKTDHFTLTCADKETFHSERVILAAGLGSRDLGPKMGFVAPLEPERGQVLITEKLPRMIHRPSVTARQVDEGGIQIGATNERVGFDDGTTIDGIAFLAAEAIRTHPFLAKTKLVRSWGALRVMSKDGLPIYQQSQSMPGAYLITCHSGITLAAVHGKLLPSWFDQKNDAPNLEKFSEDRFKL
- a CDS encoding (2Fe-2S)-binding protein, with the protein product MKTASSFNSLEDASRASQSLVPVRFDGQDYMLPEGANLAASLLAAGVSVFRNTPATGAPRGPFCMMGVCYDCLVDIDGMTQQACQTSVEANMIVSKPATPSDQNKEDDHA
- a CDS encoding NAD(P)/FAD-dependent oxidoreductase, giving the protein MLETELAIIGAGPAGMAAASEAANCGIASVLIDEQQSVGGQIYRDVERVAPLRGALLGQDFLDGLPLAERAHDPLITHLAGAVVWQVEKDGTITCSVKNQARQIKAQRILIATGAIERPMPLPGWTLPGVMTVGAGQILLKQSGLIPNKAVLIGSGPLLYVLASQMLKAKTPPLAIIETQTMGDLTKAMAHIGGALRGWRYLLKGTKLLAALKQGGVKRYTGAHNIRLQGEGAVASVSFQCGARSHSIACDTALLHHGVVPNAQISRALQLNHHWDEQQACFSPSLDEWGKSSAETIFIAGDGAGIGGAKAAALCGRIAALKMAAELGKLDEANLQQRAAPLKSALSKETAARPFLDQAYPPFAGAQSPQDETVVCRCEEVTAGEIRKTIALGCQGPNQLKTFLRAGMGPCQGRGCGLTISTLFAEQTGKSMQEIDYFNIRSPLKPITLGELASLKQKDVERLF
- a CDS encoding formate/nitrite transporter family protein, which translates into the protein MSAAKEKRDKSGNSSPLSAQERKDVRDHHSLSSVSVYAVVHREGMEELNRPATSLWWSGVAAGVGISTSVMAEGILHKLFEGSPHQFAIENLGYTVGFVLVILGRLQLFTENTITAILPLLTHRSLNMLWSTLRIWAIVFIANLCGTFLAASLGYFVGTVPPEFVDGMAAVSHHYANLELSQAFSLGITSGFLVAAIVWMIPSARGAAFLVIIMFTYLIAIGNFTHVIAGSTELFLLTMRGEVGLTQTAALLVCTLLGNIAGGTGLFALLAYGQVVRELE
- the smpB gene encoding SsrA-binding protein SmpB, whose protein sequence is MAQKKKKKSDPNNRVVAENRKARHDYEFGEVTEAGLQLTGTEVKSLRTGKANIAESYASYENGEIVLINAHIPEYDQGNRFNHEPRRPRKLLLHKREIAKMSQGVQRDGMTIVPLKLYFNDKGIAKLAVAVARGKKNYDKRQDAKKRDWQRDKARLLRERG
- the dapA gene encoding 4-hydroxy-tetrahydrodipicolinate synthase codes for the protein MFKGSCTALITPFKEGGVDYKAFESFVDWQITEGTHGLVPVGTTGESPTLSHDEHKKVVEACVKVADKRVPVLAGAGSNSTLEAIDLAQFAEGAGADGVLVVTPYYNKPCQAGLYEHFKAVASAVSIPIVIYNIPPRSVIDMSVETMARLYEDCPNIVGVKDATGDLVRVTRQRLAMGKDFIQLSGEDATALGFNAQGGHGCISVTANVAPKLCSQFQTACLNGEWDKALELHDLLSPLHRAMFLQPNPAGAKYGLSVLGRIENDVRLPLMAATDAVKAEIDSAMKVAGLI
- a CDS encoding transglycosylase SLT domain-containing protein, translating into MIRSIIKAATTGFCLVVMTPLASAQTLPESVPVPRSRPAIALTAPMALPEATPEPAPGLEQTGASAPQSTADLPANLVILPKNRTDPTMSPAPPAPTVGSGAALQLPVAAQQAAQPEASLPTVRSHDNGISAERGSLKDALNALEKNDQKKALAIQKGMKPSLDRTLLTYILIIGGYHNFPASEIKAFYDHNPQWPSRSLTQRRIEEAVARETETGAEMVRAFGNAIPESTTAAIELAISQAKVGNKAQAAKIIRPIWRESALDSKTESRILSNMRSVLTNEDHFHRASYLLYRDRANGALRLKRYLTDAQMKLVNARVAVIRRARNAGSLLRSVPSSLRKDPGYIFSEIQYTRRQGKETEAADLILKAPLDEDHLINHDAWWDERRLLARMMMNKGDARRAYKIAARHSAESGKDFSEAEFHAGFFALRYLHDEKTAAVHFENSWKKATRTQDKSRGLYWQGRAWEAAGDRAVAVKFYQAAANATNYYGQLSLEELGTKHLNLRTPPPANATQKAHFERRDLVRAIKRLKAVGQEDRAGPLFRHLARTLADPSEIELAHKLAQSYGLHQNAVQIGQLALNRDMPVDKLAFPLHALPMGVKTNGVDIALVYALTKQESVFDLKARSHANARGLMQMLPATAKRTARKLGVSYSLSRITSDPNYAVLLGSAFLKENLERFGGSYILTFAAYNAGPGRPPEWIERFGDPRTNEVSAIDWIERIPFSETRNYVMKLIENLQVYEARIHNETLDISKDLKRGHP